A stretch of Pueribacillus theae DNA encodes these proteins:
- the recJ gene encoding single-stranded-DNA-specific exonuclease RecJ has translation MLKAKTKWRLKKASEQAVFDLQSKLSISELTAKLLVTRGIVTEEDARNFLDVDAAQFYDPFLLDGMDKTVARIKQAVENRERILIFGDYDADGVTSTSLLVYTLRKLKADFFTYIPNRFTEGYGPNEAAFRWAKQQGVNLIVTVDTGISAVYEAEVALMLGIDLVITDHHEPPPKLPEAYAIVNPKKPGCSYPFKGLAGVGVAFKVAHALLGELPRDMLDLAAIGTVADLVPMKDENRKIVSEGIKLIGKRKKPGIDALLKVSGIQGNEINEELIGFAIGPRLNAAGRLDSAEPALNLLISEDEEEAQMYAEEIDRLNKERQEIVNVITKQAMELVEKQNQLGRVIVVAGEGWNSGIVGIVASRLVERYYRPAIVLAIEPETGEAKGSARSIPAFDLYANLSECRDILPQFGGHQMAAGLTIATEDIDELSRRLNEKAHQQLTEDDFTPISEIDAVCHIENTTIDTIEEIARLQPFGTDNPAPKFLFENKQLSQLKKIGSKENHLKFQLKENGATLDGIGFHFGHLFNEINQGSAVSVVGELSINEWNGFRKPQLMLLDMSVNEWQLFDLRGKRKIHSELGKLPAENIQLVYFREGTLDVLQLNDWRQHAYNPIKDEGSYEREKPFLFILDLPYDLQHFKDWYETTQPERTYVVFFNTENHFFDSVPSREQFKFYYAFLMKQKTFSLHQAERLAKAKRLSIDSIHFMSKVFSELNFVTIKKDNVSFVTKPLKRDLAESETYTQKLKMIEIEKALLYSSYEELKSFLKKINHCSFTEGAKINGL, from the coding sequence ATGTTAAAGGCAAAAACGAAATGGAGATTAAAAAAGGCATCCGAACAAGCTGTTTTTGATTTACAAAGCAAGCTGTCAATTAGTGAATTAACAGCAAAATTGCTTGTCACGCGAGGCATTGTCACGGAAGAAGATGCGAGAAATTTTTTGGATGTTGACGCAGCACAGTTTTATGATCCTTTTTTACTTGATGGAATGGACAAGACAGTTGCAAGAATAAAGCAGGCAGTAGAGAATCGAGAGAGGATTCTTATATTTGGTGACTATGACGCTGATGGGGTAACGAGCACATCTTTGCTTGTTTATACGCTAAGAAAATTGAAAGCGGATTTTTTTACATATATTCCGAACCGGTTTACAGAAGGATATGGGCCGAACGAAGCTGCCTTTCGCTGGGCAAAGCAGCAAGGAGTCAACTTGATTGTTACGGTTGATACAGGGATTTCCGCTGTTTATGAAGCTGAAGTGGCTTTGATGCTCGGCATCGATTTGGTCATTACTGACCATCACGAGCCTCCGCCGAAGCTCCCGGAAGCTTATGCCATCGTCAATCCAAAAAAGCCCGGCTGTTCTTATCCTTTTAAAGGGCTCGCCGGGGTTGGTGTTGCGTTTAAAGTGGCGCATGCCCTTTTAGGTGAATTGCCAAGAGATATGCTAGATTTGGCGGCGATTGGCACAGTTGCTGATTTAGTCCCGATGAAGGATGAAAATCGGAAAATTGTTTCAGAAGGCATAAAATTAATTGGTAAACGCAAAAAGCCCGGAATTGATGCGCTTCTGAAAGTGTCCGGCATACAAGGAAATGAAATCAATGAAGAACTAATTGGGTTCGCGATTGGGCCAAGATTGAATGCCGCAGGCAGGCTTGATTCGGCGGAACCTGCATTAAATCTACTAATCTCGGAAGATGAAGAAGAAGCTCAGATGTACGCAGAAGAAATTGATCGCCTAAATAAAGAAAGGCAAGAAATTGTCAATGTCATAACGAAGCAAGCAATGGAATTGGTAGAGAAACAAAACCAACTGGGTAGAGTCATTGTTGTAGCAGGAGAGGGCTGGAATTCCGGCATTGTCGGCATTGTCGCATCAAGGCTTGTTGAACGGTATTACCGCCCGGCGATCGTCCTGGCAATTGAACCGGAAACTGGTGAGGCGAAAGGTTCAGCAAGAAGCATCCCCGCTTTCGATTTATATGCAAATCTTTCTGAGTGCAGAGATATTTTGCCCCAATTCGGCGGGCATCAAATGGCGGCAGGCCTTACTATTGCAACAGAAGATATTGATGAATTAAGCCGTCGCCTTAACGAAAAAGCCCATCAACAATTAACGGAGGACGATTTTACACCGATATCGGAGATCGATGCTGTATGCCATATAGAGAATACAACAATTGACACCATTGAGGAAATAGCAAGGCTTCAACCTTTCGGTACGGACAACCCTGCGCCCAAATTTTTATTTGAAAACAAGCAGCTCTCCCAATTGAAAAAAATCGGCAGCAAGGAAAATCATCTGAAATTCCAATTAAAAGAAAATGGGGCAACGCTTGACGGGATTGGTTTTCATTTTGGCCACCTTTTTAATGAAATAAATCAAGGCTCGGCAGTGTCTGTTGTAGGAGAGCTATCGATAAATGAATGGAACGGTTTCAGGAAACCGCAGCTCATGTTGCTGGATATGAGTGTGAATGAATGGCAATTATTTGATTTAAGGGGAAAAAGAAAGATTCATAGCGAGCTTGGCAAACTACCGGCTGAGAACATTCAACTCGTTTATTTTAGGGAAGGCACGCTGGACGTTTTACAGTTAAACGATTGGAGGCAACATGCATATAATCCTATTAAGGATGAAGGCAGCTATGAACGGGAAAAGCCTTTCTTGTTCATTTTGGATTTGCCCTACGATTTGCAGCATTTCAAAGACTGGTATGAAACGACACAACCTGAACGCACGTATGTTGTTTTTTTCAATACGGAGAATCATTTTTTCGATTCAGTGCCATCGCGTGAACAATTTAAGTTTTATTATGCTTTTCTAATGAAACAAAAAACATTTTCGTTGCATCAAGCAGAGCGCTTAGCAAAGGCGAAGCGGCTGTCTATCGATTCGATTCACTTCATGTCAAAAGTGTTTTCAGAACTTAATTTTGTTACAATAAAGAAGGATAATGTTTCATTCGTCACAAAACCGCTTAAAAGAGATTTGGCAGAATCAGAAACGTACACCCAAAAGTTAAAAATGATTGAGATTGAAAAGGCATTATTATACTCATCTTACGAAGAACTTAAATCCTTTTTGAAAAAAATAAACCATTGTTCATTTACTGAGGGGGCAAAAATTAATGGATTATAA
- a CDS encoding adenine phosphoribosyltransferase — protein MDYKPYITIINDYPEKGVKFKDITTLMQNGEVYKQAINDIVRYAKDKQVDLIVGPEARGFIFGCPVAYELGVGFAPVRKAGKLPREVVSVDYGLEYGKGVLTMHKDAIKPGQRVLITDDLLATGGTIEATIKLVESLGGIVAGIAFLIELAYLKGRGKLDGYDVFVLTKYE, from the coding sequence ATGGATTATAAGCCTTATATTACGATTATTAATGATTATCCAGAAAAGGGTGTTAAATTTAAGGATATTACGACATTGATGCAAAATGGAGAAGTGTATAAACAAGCGATTAACGATATTGTCCGTTATGCAAAAGACAAACAAGTTGATCTTATTGTGGGGCCTGAGGCGAGAGGATTCATCTTTGGCTGCCCTGTCGCATACGAACTCGGTGTAGGCTTTGCTCCTGTGAGGAAAGCCGGAAAGCTGCCAAGAGAAGTGGTTAGCGTTGATTACGGCCTTGAATATGGAAAAGGTGTGCTTACCATGCATAAAGATGCCATCAAGCCAGGCCAGAGAGTGCTCATCACCGATGACTTGCTTGCGACAGGCGGAACGATTGAAGCGACAATTAAACTTGTGGAAAGTCTTGGAGGAATTGTTGCAGGTATTGCTTTTTTAATAGAATTGGCTTATCTTAAAGGTAGAGGCAAACTTGATGGATACGATGTTTTTGTTCTAACAAAATATGAATAA
- a CDS encoding RelA/SpoT family protein: MAKNYMADGEIAFLEKAYLYAKEAHSNQFRKSGEPYINHPVEVAGILVELGMDYITTAAGFLHDVVEDTDVTLDDLKEEFGEEIADLVDGVTKLKKIKFKSKQQQQAENHRKMLVAMAQDIRCILIKLADRLHNIRTLKYMSKEKQIEKANETIEIFAPLAHRLGISTIKWELEDISLRYLNPQQYYRIVNLMQKRRAERERNVEEIKAEIKRQLDSVSIKAEISGRPKHIYSIYRKMVLQKKQFSEIYDLLAVRVIVNSIRDCYAALGIIHTCWKPLPGRFKDYIAMPKANMYQSLHTTVIGPKGDPVEVQIRTKDMHNVAEYGIAAHWAYKEGKKNPQTAFEKKLTWFREILEWQNDANDAEEFVESLKMDLFSDTVLVFTPKGDVIELPAGSIPIDFAYRIHTEIGNKTIGAKVNSKMVPLDYKLKTGDIVEIITSKHSYGPSRDWLKLTKSSQAKNKIKQWFKKEKREENIAKGKELVEKEVKQHGFEEKLVFTPENLKNTANKFNFTNEDDMYAAVGFSGITAAQIATRLTDKLRKQKDENTDNESLIESIAESKPQAKHRKTDTGVRVKGVDNMLIRLSKCCNPVPGDEIVGFITKGRGVSIHRVDCPNLKTDDAKQRLLEVEWQGDGENNKSYHVDIEITGYDRRGLLNEVLQAVAETKTDIQTVTGRTDRNKLATVNMTILIHNVNHLHKIVERIKRIHDIYSVRRVMQ; the protein is encoded by the coding sequence ATGGCTAAAAATTATATGGCTGATGGCGAGATCGCTTTTTTGGAGAAAGCGTATTTATACGCGAAAGAAGCCCACTCTAACCAGTTTCGCAAGTCTGGGGAGCCATATATTAATCATCCTGTTGAAGTTGCAGGAATATTAGTTGAACTTGGGATGGATTATATTACGACAGCCGCTGGGTTTCTTCATGATGTCGTCGAGGATACCGATGTCACCCTTGATGATTTAAAGGAGGAGTTTGGTGAAGAAATTGCCGATTTGGTTGACGGCGTCACCAAACTAAAGAAAATAAAATTTAAATCAAAGCAGCAGCAACAAGCAGAAAACCATCGAAAAATGCTTGTCGCAATGGCGCAGGATATCCGCTGCATTCTTATAAAACTCGCAGATCGCCTTCATAATATACGGACATTAAAATATATGTCAAAGGAGAAACAAATCGAGAAAGCAAATGAAACGATTGAAATTTTCGCTCCTCTTGCACACCGCCTCGGAATCTCAACAATTAAATGGGAGCTGGAGGATATTTCTCTTCGTTATTTAAATCCGCAGCAATATTATCGGATTGTAAACTTGATGCAAAAACGCAGAGCGGAAAGGGAACGAAATGTTGAAGAGATAAAAGCTGAGATTAAACGCCAGCTTGATTCGGTATCCATTAAAGCGGAAATTTCAGGCAGACCCAAGCATATCTACAGTATTTATCGAAAAATGGTGCTGCAGAAAAAACAGTTTTCTGAAATCTATGATTTGCTTGCAGTAAGAGTGATTGTCAACAGTATTCGCGATTGCTATGCAGCCCTTGGCATTATCCATACGTGCTGGAAGCCGCTCCCTGGCCGTTTCAAAGATTATATTGCGATGCCTAAAGCGAACATGTATCAATCACTGCACACAACCGTCATTGGCCCGAAAGGGGATCCAGTTGAAGTTCAAATCAGGACAAAAGACATGCATAATGTCGCGGAATACGGGATTGCTGCGCATTGGGCGTACAAGGAGGGCAAAAAGAACCCGCAAACAGCATTCGAGAAAAAACTAACTTGGTTTAGAGAAATTTTAGAATGGCAAAATGACGCGAATGACGCGGAAGAATTTGTGGAATCCCTAAAAATGGATTTGTTTAGCGATACTGTGCTTGTCTTCACGCCAAAAGGCGATGTTATCGAACTTCCGGCAGGTTCCATTCCGATCGATTTTGCATACCGAATTCATACAGAAATCGGCAACAAAACAATCGGTGCCAAAGTAAACAGTAAAATGGTGCCGCTGGATTATAAATTAAAAACAGGGGACATTGTTGAAATTATTACGTCCAAACATTCCTATGGGCCAAGCAGAGATTGGTTGAAACTAACGAAAAGTTCGCAGGCAAAAAACAAAATTAAGCAGTGGTTTAAAAAAGAGAAGCGTGAAGAAAATATTGCGAAAGGGAAAGAGCTCGTTGAAAAAGAAGTGAAGCAGCACGGTTTTGAAGAAAAGCTCGTATTCACTCCGGAAAATCTGAAAAACACTGCAAATAAATTTAATTTTACCAATGAAGATGATATGTATGCTGCTGTCGGATTTAGCGGCATTACCGCAGCGCAAATTGCTACACGGCTTACTGACAAATTAAGAAAACAAAAAGATGAAAATACGGACAATGAGTCATTAATTGAATCGATCGCAGAATCAAAGCCTCAAGCTAAACATCGGAAAACAGATACCGGTGTAAGAGTAAAAGGCGTAGACAATATGCTTATTCGATTATCGAAATGCTGCAATCCTGTGCCTGGCGATGAAATTGTCGGATTTATTACAAAAGGCCGCGGTGTTTCCATACACAGAGTCGATTGTCCCAACCTCAAAACAGACGATGCAAAACAGAGGCTGCTCGAAGTGGAATGGCAAGGCGATGGCGAAAATAATAAAAGCTACCATGTTGACATCGAAATTACAGGATATGATCGTAGAGGTTTACTGAACGAAGTACTTCAAGCTGTAGCTGAAACGAAAACAGACATTCAGACTGTAACAGGAAGAACAGACCGGAATAAATTGGCGACGGTGAACATGACAATTTTGATTCACAATGTAAACCACCTTCACAAAATTGTCGAGCGGATTAAGAGAATACACGATATTTATTCGGTTCGAAGAGTGATGCAATGA
- the dtd gene encoding D-aminoacyl-tRNA deacylase, with product MKVVLQRAKNASVAVGGNIVGKIDYGVVLLVGITHDDDVEDAAYLADKIVNLRIFEDEEGKMNRSLLDVEGKILSVSQFTLYGDTRKGRRPSFINAAKPDKAEPLYNQFNQLLREKGVVVETGQFGAMMDVHLTNDGPVTLILEY from the coding sequence GTGAAAGTTGTATTACAGCGTGCAAAAAACGCATCAGTTGCAGTGGGTGGAAACATTGTCGGAAAGATCGATTACGGTGTCGTACTTTTAGTGGGAATTACGCATGATGATGATGTAGAAGACGCCGCATATCTTGCGGATAAAATCGTGAACCTGCGCATTTTTGAAGACGAGGAAGGGAAAATGAACCGCTCCTTGCTTGACGTTGAAGGAAAAATATTATCTGTTTCCCAGTTTACGCTTTATGGCGATACTCGAAAGGGACGCCGGCCAAGCTTTATTAATGCCGCAAAGCCAGATAAAGCAGAACCTCTTTACAATCAATTTAACCAATTATTGCGAGAAAAAGGCGTCGTTGTTGAGACAGGACAATTTGGCGCCATGATGGATGTTCACCTCACGAATGATGGGCCGGTTACTTTGATTTTGGAGTATTAG
- a CDS encoding TetR/AcrR family transcriptional regulator, producing MIKMNKNASKRKEQLLRATYQALSVKGFSAVTLQDISDYAGVSKGVTNYYFKNKDDVLYQTLEWVTNKIYHDDHTAISKETTAMNKLRTYMLSTFSTPKRNRRVYKVYLDFLAQAVHNPRYLEINNQFYENCWSIGREIVSLGIKEGVFYSQDIDNAAITIRTIIDGCLTQWLMRDNEKLPNRDQLHDFYRKICFEAIVGFLTNENPKKLSILEEN from the coding sequence ATGATTAAAATGAATAAAAATGCCAGTAAAAGAAAAGAACAGCTCCTTAGAGCAACATATCAAGCTCTTTCAGTTAAAGGTTTTAGTGCAGTAACATTACAAGATATTTCTGATTACGCTGGAGTAAGTAAGGGAGTTACAAATTACTACTTTAAAAACAAGGATGATGTTTTATATCAAACGCTTGAATGGGTAACAAATAAAATTTATCATGATGATCATACTGCAATCAGCAAAGAGACAACAGCAATGAATAAGCTTAGGACATATATGTTAAGTACATTTTCAACTCCTAAAAGAAATAGAAGGGTTTATAAAGTTTATCTTGATTTTCTAGCTCAAGCAGTACATAATCCACGCTATCTTGAAATTAATAATCAGTTTTATGAAAATTGTTGGAGTATAGGAAGGGAGATTGTATCTCTTGGAATTAAGGAAGGAGTATTCTATTCGCAAGATATCGATAACGCAGCAATCACAATTCGAACCATCATTGACGGTTGTCTTACACAGTGGTTAATGAGAGATAATGAGAAACTTCCTAATCGAGATCAACTTCATGATTTTTATCGCAAAATTTGCTTTGAGGCAATCGTTGGTTTTTTAACAAATGAAAACCCTAAAAAATTAAGTATTCTAGAAGAAAATTAA
- a CDS encoding long-chain-fatty-acid--CoA ligase, protein MIERVWHKNYPPTVRKYLNEPDRTLTEIIKENAEKFSDRVAIKSFDMTINYKQLVEKINKLSNSLEDLGVSKGDRVALMMQNSVEYIISYCAILNIGATAVPINPLYKGRDISYRINDSGTNILIIEKELVERFKKIQNETKIHKMIVTKIKKRIENFTKSIELNESITIYSFDTLLSIYSSNFMESSIKMDDVALLAYTGGTTGVSKGAMLTHKNMMASVWQMFEWYVGLEKGKEVVPLILPTSHITGLNCVMNLALATAQTIIVKPRFSATDILETVEKERVTMLCMVPTLYVELINHPDLPKYNLKSLKICTSGGAPTPIEVQKQFERITGSNLTEAFGLTECSPGVCLTPVGGEKRDRSIGLPLPDTDCKIVDLETGTKEVPVGEIGELIVQGPQVMKGYWNKPEENKITLRNGWLYTGDVVYRDEDGFFYVADRKKDVIVTGGYNVYPREVEEILYEIPGIKESAVIGIPHDYYGETVKAVVALKEDHNITEDDVINFCKQRLTTYKCPTVIEIRDELPKSPAGKILRRELRLQKTN, encoded by the coding sequence TTGATAGAAAGAGTTTGGCATAAAAATTATCCGCCTACAGTTAGAAAATATTTAAATGAGCCAGATAGAACTTTAACGGAAATTATAAAAGAGAATGCTGAGAAGTTTAGTGATAGAGTTGCTATAAAGTCTTTTGATATGACAATTAATTACAAGCAACTGGTAGAAAAAATAAATAAGCTATCAAACTCTTTAGAAGATTTGGGTGTTTCGAAAGGTGACCGAGTAGCTCTAATGATGCAGAACAGCGTAGAGTACATAATAAGCTATTGTGCAATTTTAAACATTGGTGCTACTGCCGTACCCATTAATCCTTTGTATAAAGGCCGTGATATTTCTTATCGGATTAATGATTCTGGAACAAATATTTTAATTATAGAAAAAGAGCTTGTTGAACGTTTTAAAAAAATTCAAAACGAAACTAAGATACATAAAATGATTGTGACAAAAATAAAAAAAAGAATTGAAAATTTTACTAAAAGTATTGAGTTAAACGAATCAATTACTATTTATTCTTTTGATACATTGTTAAGCATCTATTCATCTAATTTTATGGAATCCTCTATTAAAATGGATGATGTTGCTTTATTAGCTTATACAGGAGGGACAACAGGTGTATCAAAAGGGGCAATGCTTACACATAAAAATATGATGGCAAGTGTTTGGCAAATGTTTGAATGGTATGTAGGTTTGGAAAAAGGGAAGGAAGTCGTTCCATTAATTTTACCTACCTCGCATATCACTGGTTTGAATTGTGTTATGAATCTCGCTCTTGCAACTGCGCAGACAATCATTGTTAAACCGCGTTTTAGCGCAACTGATATTTTAGAGACTGTAGAAAAAGAGCGCGTAACAATGTTATGCATGGTTCCGACTTTATATGTAGAGCTCATTAATCATCCTGATTTACCGAAATACAATCTTAAATCACTGAAAATATGTACAAGTGGAGGTGCTCCAACACCTATAGAAGTCCAAAAACAATTCGAAAGAATCACCGGTAGTAACCTTACAGAAGCATTTGGGTTGACAGAATGCTCTCCTGGTGTTTGTTTAACCCCGGTTGGGGGGGAGAAAAGAGATAGAAGTATTGGACTTCCACTTCCGGATACAGATTGCAAGATTGTTGATCTTGAAACCGGGACAAAAGAGGTTCCTGTAGGTGAGATTGGTGAATTGATTGTTCAAGGTCCTCAAGTTATGAAAGGTTATTGGAATAAACCTGAAGAAAATAAGATCACATTACGCAATGGATGGTTATATACGGGAGATGTTGTTTATAGAGATGAGGACGGTTTTTTTTACGTTGCTGATCGTAAAAAGGATGTAATCGTAACGGGTGGATATAATGTTTATCCTAGAGAAGTGGAAGAGATTCTATATGAAATTCCTGGCATAAAAGAAAGCGCTGTCATTGGAATCCCCCATGATTATTACGGAGAAACGGTAAAAGCTGTTGTTGCACTTAAAGAGGATCACAACATAACAGAAGATGATGTTATTAATTTTTGCAAGCAACGTTTGACAACTTATAAATGTCCCACAGTTATAGAAATTAGAGATGAGTTGCCAAAGTCTCCGGCAGGAAAAATTCTCCGAAGAGAGTTAAGACTACAGAAAACGAATTAA